In one Cervus elaphus chromosome 9, mCerEla1.1, whole genome shotgun sequence genomic region, the following are encoded:
- the CALR3 gene encoding calreticulin-3 isoform X2, translated as MAAARVPLWAICVLRVALATVYFQEEFLDGGLQTTQNSRFYAISARFKPFSNKGKTLIIQYTVKHEQKMDCGGGYIKLFPADVDQKNLNGKSQYYIMFGPDICGFDIKTVHVILHFKNQYHANKKSIRCKVDSFTHLYTLVLRPDLTYEVKIDGQSIESGSIEYDWQLTSLKKTEKASAEAEGWDQAAKDKSQDWEKHFLDASASKPSDWNSELDGDWQAAMLQKPPYQDGLKPEGIDKDVWLHQKMKNNYLTEYDLSEFENIGAIGLELWQVRSGTIFDNFLITDDEEYAENFGKATWGETKGPEKEMDAIQAKEEVKKAQEEDEDDMFMGRFTGRENSFRAFHRRNEF; from the exons GTCTGCAAACCACACAAAACAGCCGATTCTACGCCATCTCGGCACGGTTCAAACCATTTAGCAATAAGGGGAAGACTCTGATCATTCAGTACACAGTGAAACACGAGCAGAAGATGGACTGTGGAGGGGGCTACATTAAGCTGTTCCCTGCAGACGTGGATCAGAAGAACCTGAATGGGAAGTCCCAGTATTATATTATGTTTG gaCCTGATATTTGTGGATTTGACATCAAGACAGTTCatgttattttacatttcaagAATCAGTATCATGCAAACAAGAAATCAATCAGGTGTAAG GTTGATAGCTTTACACACCTTTACACTCTGGTTTTAAGACCAGACCTCACTTATGAAGTGAAAATTGATGGTCAATCGATTGAATCCGGAAGCATCGAGTATGACTGGCAGTTAACATCGCTGAAGAAGACGGAGAAGGCATCAGCAGAGGCTGAGGGTTGGGACCAGGCTGCCAAGGACAAATCCCAG GACTGGGAGAAGCATTTTCTGGACGCCAGCGCCAGCAAGCCGAGTGACTGGAACAGCGAGCTGGACGGGGACTGGCAGGCGGCCATGCTGCAGAAGCCTCCGTACCAG GATGGCCTGAAACCTGAGGGCATAGACAAAGATGTGTGGCTCCATCAGAAGATGAAAAACAACTATTTGACCGAATACGATCTCTCAGAATTTGAGAACATTGGTGCCATTGGACTGGAGCTTTGGCAG GTGAGATCCGGAACCATCTTTGATAACTTCCTGATCACAGATGACGAAGAGTATGCTGAGAATTTTGGCAAGGCCACCTGGGGTGAAACCAAG ggcCCAGAAAAGGAGATGGATGCCATACAGGCCAAGGAAGAAGTGAAGAAGGCCCAAGAGGAAGATGAGGACGACATGTTCATGGGCAGGTTTACTGGGCGAGAAAATAGCTTCAGAGCATTCCACAGAAGGAACGAGTTTTAG